Proteins encoded by one window of Dyella humicola:
- a CDS encoding TenA family transcriptional regulator, whose protein sequence is MKAQFERTGSLTELASYPQWAQDMIASCEPARRSVRDHAMWDLMSEGRIDHQTMRNFMVGTWSLIERFPSFMAQNLLKTQYGRSPGDNLARRWLVRNIRVEQNHAEYWLDWADGSGVPREEVLGARPPRGTQTAADWCHEVCGRDTLAAGIAATNYAIEGVTGEWSQKVYDSVAYAQSLPETGRKATLRWLQLHAAYDDTHPWEALEIVCTLMGTRPAPEQVEHVRECIVRSYTSLHYGLERCMVPQLAEEMGERAA, encoded by the coding sequence ATGAAAGCTCAATTTGAACGCACCGGCTCGCTGACCGAACTCGCCAGCTACCCGCAGTGGGCGCAAGACATGATCGCCTCCTGCGAACCCGCCCGCCGGAGCGTCCGTGACCACGCCATGTGGGACCTGATGAGCGAGGGGCGCATCGATCACCAGACCATGCGCAATTTCATGGTCGGTACTTGGTCGCTGATCGAGCGCTTTCCTTCGTTCATGGCGCAGAACCTGCTGAAGACCCAGTACGGCCGTAGCCCTGGTGACAACCTTGCCCGCCGCTGGCTGGTACGCAACATCCGGGTCGAGCAGAACCATGCCGAGTACTGGCTGGATTGGGCTGACGGGTCTGGTGTGCCGCGCGAGGAGGTGCTCGGTGCGCGTCCACCCAGGGGAACCCAGACGGCGGCCGACTGGTGCCATGAGGTGTGCGGTCGCGATACCTTGGCTGCGGGCATTGCCGCAACCAATTACGCTATCGAGGGGGTGACCGGCGAATGGTCGCAAAAGGTCTACGACAGCGTAGCCTACGCGCAGAGTCTGCCGGAGACAGGTCGCAAGGCGACGTTGCGCTGGCTTCAGTTGCACGCTGCCTATGACGATACCCATCCGTGGGAGGCGTTGGAAATCGTGTGCACGCTGATGGGCACGCGGCCGGCGCCGGAGCAGGTCGAGCATGTGCGGGAGTGCATCGTGCGCAGTTATACCAGCCTCCATTACGGACTGGAGCGTTGCATGGTGCCTCAGCTGGCCGAAGAGATGGGGGAGCGCGCTGCCTAA
- a CDS encoding ectonucleotide pyrophosphatase/phosphodiesterase: protein MKFLFRLLLCSLIAFSAGCANQPTPASRAPTASTTKPAGTPLLLISIDGYRADYIERGLSPALNELANGGVRAAGMQPSFPSLTFPNHYTIVTGLRPDHHGIVNNTMVDPVLGKFSLSDRGAVSNGRWWDQATPIWETASEHGLKSAIMFWPGSEADIHGRHPDLWKPYDGNVTPDQRVDQVLAWLDLPAEQRPGFLTLYFDAVDHAGHTFGPDTPQVDQALRETDAALARLVQGMKQRGLFNRVNMIVLADHGMASVPAQNSILLDKLIPLTRVDVISLGVLAGLNPTPGHDFAKIEAQLEKPQRHMTCWDKSRVPARLAYGSNPRVPQLLCLADVGWRITTTDFIAKKKGKLSLGEHGYDNASPLMQAVFVAHGPAFREGATVAAFPNVDVYPLMTHLLGLPAVANDGDYQSMKDMLRPEAQ, encoded by the coding sequence ATGAAATTCCTGTTTCGCCTGCTGCTCTGCTCGCTGATCGCGTTCAGTGCGGGTTGCGCCAATCAACCCACACCGGCGTCTCGAGCGCCTACCGCCAGCACGACGAAACCAGCGGGCACGCCCCTGCTGCTGATTTCCATTGATGGCTATCGCGCCGACTATATCGAGCGTGGTCTCAGCCCCGCGCTGAACGAGCTTGCCAACGGCGGTGTGCGTGCCGCCGGCATGCAGCCCTCGTTTCCTTCACTGACGTTCCCGAATCACTATACGATCGTGACCGGCCTGCGACCCGATCACCACGGCATCGTCAACAACACGATGGTCGATCCTGTGCTTGGCAAGTTCTCGCTCAGTGACCGCGGTGCGGTAAGCAACGGCCGCTGGTGGGACCAGGCGACGCCGATATGGGAAACCGCAAGCGAGCATGGCCTGAAGAGCGCGATCATGTTCTGGCCTGGCTCCGAAGCGGATATTCATGGCCGGCACCCGGACTTGTGGAAACCCTACGACGGCAATGTGACGCCGGACCAGCGCGTGGATCAGGTGCTGGCTTGGCTCGACCTCCCCGCCGAGCAGCGCCCCGGTTTTCTCACGCTCTACTTCGATGCAGTCGATCACGCCGGCCACACGTTCGGCCCGGACACGCCACAAGTGGACCAGGCGCTACGTGAAACCGATGCCGCACTCGCCCGCCTGGTGCAGGGCATGAAGCAACGCGGCCTGTTCAACCGCGTGAACATGATCGTGCTGGCCGACCACGGCATGGCTTCCGTGCCGGCGCAGAACAGCATCCTGCTCGACAAGCTCATCCCGCTCACGCGTGTGGATGTCATCAGCCTGGGCGTGCTTGCAGGCCTGAATCCCACGCCAGGCCATGATTTCGCGAAGATCGAAGCGCAGTTGGAAAAGCCGCAGCGGCACATGACGTGTTGGGACAAGTCACGTGTGCCCGCGCGTCTCGCCTATGGCAGCAACCCACGCGTGCCCCAGTTGCTGTGCCTGGCCGATGTGGGCTGGCGCATCACCACCACGGACTTCATCGCGAAGAAGAAAGGCAAGCTCAGCCTGGGCGAGCATGGCTACGACAATGCGTCGCCGTTGATGCAGGCCGTGTTTGTCGCGCATGGCCCGGCCTTCCGCGAAGGCGCGACCGTCGCCGCGTTCCCGAACGTGGACGTCTATCCGCTGATGACGCACCTGCTTGGCCTGCCCGCCGTCGCAAACGACGGTGATTACCAGTCCATGAAGGACATGCTCAGGCCGGAAGCGCAGTAA
- a CDS encoding MAPEG family protein, which translates to MPVELKMLGWSILLGVIYILIAATLASPQRGMAWVASNREGESKPLSGAAGRSDRASKNFLETFVFFAAAVLAVVAAQRTNASTALGAQLFFWARVVYLPVYLIGIPYLRTLVWATSLAGLLMVAFGLF; encoded by the coding sequence ATGCCGGTCGAACTGAAGATGCTTGGGTGGTCGATTCTGCTTGGGGTGATTTATATCCTGATCGCGGCGACGCTCGCTTCGCCGCAGCGTGGAATGGCCTGGGTTGCAAGTAACCGAGAAGGCGAATCGAAGCCGCTGTCGGGAGCTGCCGGCCGTTCGGACCGGGCCAGCAAGAATTTCCTGGAAACATTTGTATTCTTTGCGGCGGCTGTATTAGCCGTCGTCGCGGCGCAGCGCACGAATGCGTCGACCGCGCTTGGCGCGCAGCTGTTCTTTTGGGCGCGTGTGGTGTATCTGCCGGTTTATCTGATCGGCATTCCGTATCTGCGGACCCTGGTATGGGCAACCTCGCTAGCCGGTCTGCTGATGGTCGCTTTCGGCTTGTTCTGA
- a CDS encoding MFS transporter, which produces MASQGEVETVPHSGHRPAPPELEPAPFIRHGTPIFRQTNLALFAAGLATFGLLYCTQPLMPEFSKDYGVSAATASLSLSLTTGVLAFAMLFAGGVSDAWGRKSVMAASLLSSAVLVLLTALVPDWRMLLILRTLLGLTLSGLPAVAMTYLSEEMHPESIGLGMGLYISGNAIGGMGGRLVAGVMADFFSWRVGVATVGTIGLIAGLVFWRSLPPSRHHVRQPLHLGALFGRFRLAFRDAGLPWLFAEGFLLLGAFVTIYNYIGYRLLAAPYGLSQAVVGTIFSVYLIGTFSSAWMGHLAGRLGRRKVLWTAFALMLLGVGLTMTRPLILIVVGIVALTFGFFGGHSIASSWVGRRAGNAKAQASSMYLFSYYMGSSLAGASGGLFYASHGWNGVALFVAALVMAGLLIAWRLYYLPPLPGPPSPGTEPPLPQ; this is translated from the coding sequence ATGGCAAGTCAGGGCGAAGTGGAAACGGTGCCTCACTCAGGACATCGGCCGGCGCCGCCGGAGCTTGAGCCGGCACCGTTCATTCGCCACGGCACGCCGATCTTCAGGCAGACCAACCTGGCTTTGTTCGCCGCGGGCCTGGCGACGTTCGGGCTGCTGTATTGCACCCAGCCGCTGATGCCGGAATTCAGCAAGGACTACGGCGTGAGTGCGGCCACGGCGTCGCTGTCCTTGTCGCTGACCACCGGGGTGCTGGCGTTTGCCATGCTGTTTGCCGGCGGCGTGTCCGATGCCTGGGGGCGCAAGTCGGTGATGGCGGCATCGCTGCTGTCGTCGGCCGTGCTGGTGCTGCTGACCGCCCTGGTGCCGGACTGGCGCATGCTGCTGATCCTGCGCACGCTGCTCGGCCTGACCCTGAGTGGCTTGCCCGCGGTGGCGATGACCTATCTCAGCGAAGAGATGCATCCGGAGTCGATTGGCCTGGGCATGGGCTTGTACATCAGCGGCAATGCCATCGGTGGCATGGGCGGACGCCTGGTCGCTGGCGTGATGGCCGATTTCTTCAGTTGGCGCGTCGGCGTCGCCACCGTCGGCACGATCGGACTGATTGCGGGCCTGGTGTTCTGGCGCAGTTTGCCGCCGTCACGACACCATGTGCGGCAGCCGCTGCATCTGGGTGCTTTGTTTGGGCGCTTCAGGCTGGCGTTTCGTGACGCCGGCTTGCCGTGGCTGTTTGCCGAGGGCTTTCTGCTGCTGGGCGCGTTCGTCACGATCTACAACTACATCGGCTATCGCTTATTGGCAGCACCTTACGGACTGAGCCAGGCCGTGGTAGGCACGATTTTCAGCGTCTATCTCATAGGCACGTTCAGCTCGGCATGGATGGGTCATCTGGCCGGGCGGCTGGGGCGGCGCAAAGTGTTGTGGACGGCGTTCGCGCTGATGCTGTTGGGCGTGGGCCTGACCATGACGCGTCCGCTCATCTTGATTGTCGTGGGTATCGTGGCGCTGACGTTTGGCTTCTTCGGCGGGCACTCCATCGCGAGCAGTTGGGTGGGGCGTCGTGCCGGCAACGCCAAGGCCCAGGCGTCGTCGATGTATTTGTTTTCGTACTACATGGGCTCCAGCCTGGCAGGAGCGAGTGGCGGCCTGTTTTATGCGTCGCATGGCTGGAATGGCGTGGCGCTGTTCGTGGCTGCCCTGGTGATGGCAGGGCTGCTGATCGCCTGGCGCCTGTATTACCTACCGCCATTGCCCGGCCCACCGTCCCCGGGCACCGAGCCGCCGCTGCCGCAATAA
- a CDS encoding methylated-DNA--[protein]-cysteine S-methyltransferase, whose protein sequence is MSSHEPIWYDEFLSPVGILRLVADDDGLREIWFESGRHQRAPQAHWRRAAEPFTLVRRQLQEYFAGERQQFELPLHPRGTSFQLKVWHELARIPYGTTISYGQLAQRIYQPLAMRAVGAANGRNPLPIVLPCHRVIGSDGSLTGFGGGLPTKRYLLALESGVAHGDLFGSALQAR, encoded by the coding sequence ATGTCATCCCACGAACCCATTTGGTACGACGAATTCCTAAGCCCGGTCGGCATCCTGCGACTCGTGGCCGACGATGACGGACTGCGCGAGATCTGGTTCGAAAGCGGCCGTCATCAGAGGGCGCCGCAAGCACACTGGCGGCGCGCGGCCGAACCATTCACGCTGGTCCGGCGACAGTTGCAGGAATATTTCGCGGGCGAACGCCAGCAGTTTGAGCTGCCCCTGCATCCGCGAGGCACATCGTTCCAGTTGAAGGTGTGGCACGAGCTGGCGCGTATCCCTTATGGCACCACGATCAGTTACGGTCAGCTGGCGCAGCGCATCTATCAGCCGCTGGCCATGCGCGCGGTCGGCGCAGCGAACGGCCGCAACCCATTACCGATCGTGCTGCCCTGCCACCGCGTTATCGGTAGTGACGGCAGCCTTACCGGCTTCGGTGGAGGCTTGCCGACGAAACGTTATCTATTGGCATTGGAGAGCGGTGTCGCCCACGGCGATTTGTTTGGCTCTGCCCTGCAAGCACGTTGA
- a CDS encoding DNA-3-methyladenine glycosylase 2 family protein — MSPIHDPQLPDERACEQARLSRDARFDGLFFTAVTSTRIYCRPVCPAPSPKPQNVRYYGSAAAAEAAGFRPCLRCRPELAPGNDAWQRGDHVIARTLKLMENGALDDLSMEAMAARVGLGSRQLRRLFVERLGAPPISVHTTRRLLFAKQLLTETALPVTEVALASGFRSQRRFNAAFLQANRMQPRELRRHPGAVNGDAITLRLGYRPPYDFDAILAFLRGRALPGVELVDEHSYARVFGPADAPGWLRLSAWPSGEHALQLQLHCPQPAQMLGVVTKLRRMFDLDANPGSISDTLKQSAVLAPLLRKRPGLRLPGGWDGFEIAVRAILGQQVSVAAARTLATRLVKRYGMPLATSPMPGLERLFPNPEALADVDLRECGLTTARAATVRGVAQALLDGRIDFRSEQPLDTFVERWVALPGIGEWTAHYMAMRALSHPDAFPAADLILRRAAAGNAPELSTKALSALAEAWRPWRAYAVMHLWRSASDAASAAPKKRAS, encoded by the coding sequence ATGTCGCCGATCCATGACCCGCAACTTCCCGATGAGCGAGCCTGTGAACAGGCTCGCCTGAGCCGCGATGCGCGCTTCGACGGCCTGTTCTTCACGGCCGTCACGAGCACGCGTATTTATTGCCGCCCGGTATGCCCTGCGCCATCGCCGAAACCGCAAAACGTGCGCTATTACGGCAGTGCGGCAGCGGCCGAAGCGGCTGGCTTTCGCCCCTGCCTGCGTTGCCGCCCGGAACTTGCGCCCGGCAATGACGCGTGGCAACGCGGGGACCATGTGATAGCGCGGACGCTGAAGCTGATGGAGAACGGCGCGCTGGATGACTTGTCGATGGAAGCGATGGCCGCACGCGTCGGCCTCGGTTCAAGGCAGTTGCGACGCCTATTCGTGGAGCGCCTTGGCGCACCGCCGATCAGTGTGCACACGACGCGTCGCCTGCTGTTCGCGAAACAGCTGCTGACGGAAACGGCGCTGCCTGTCACCGAGGTTGCGCTGGCGTCCGGCTTCCGTAGCCAACGCCGTTTCAATGCTGCGTTCCTGCAGGCAAACCGCATGCAGCCACGAGAACTTCGGCGCCACCCAGGTGCGGTGAACGGCGACGCAATCACGCTACGGCTCGGCTACCGTCCGCCCTACGACTTCGACGCGATACTCGCATTTCTGCGCGGGCGCGCGTTGCCGGGCGTGGAGCTAGTGGACGAGCACAGTTACGCACGCGTATTCGGTCCCGCCGATGCACCGGGATGGCTCCGCCTGAGCGCGTGGCCGAGCGGTGAGCATGCGCTTCAACTGCAGCTGCATTGCCCGCAGCCGGCGCAAATGCTGGGCGTCGTCACGAAACTACGCCGTATGTTCGATCTGGATGCGAACCCTGGATCGATAAGCGACACGCTGAAACAAAGTGCCGTGCTCGCGCCGTTGCTACGCAAGCGTCCCGGCCTGCGCCTGCCGGGTGGCTGGGACGGTTTCGAAATTGCCGTGCGTGCGATTCTTGGCCAGCAAGTCAGTGTGGCCGCCGCACGTACACTCGCCACGCGACTCGTGAAGCGCTACGGCATGCCGCTCGCGACGTCGCCGATGCCCGGATTGGAGCGACTATTTCCGAACCCGGAAGCATTGGCGGATGTCGATCTGCGCGAGTGCGGCCTGACTACCGCGCGTGCGGCAACGGTTCGCGGCGTGGCCCAGGCGCTGTTGGATGGCCGCATCGATTTTCGCAGCGAACAGCCACTCGATACGTTCGTCGAGCGTTGGGTGGCATTGCCGGGTATCGGCGAGTGGACGGCGCACTACATGGCGATGCGTGCACTGAGCCACCCTGACGCATTCCCCGCAGCGGACCTGATCCTTCGCCGCGCTGCCGCAGGCAATGCGCCGGAACTCAGTACGAAGGCGCTCAGCGCTCTGGCGGAAGCGTGGCGTCCATGGCGGGCTTACGCAGTGATGCATTTGTGGCGCAGCGCAAGCGATGCGGCCAGCGCCGCGCCGAAGAAGCGAGCAAGCTGA
- the hutU gene encoding urocanate hydratase: MNAPTRIDTTRTVRAPRGTELSCKSWLTEAPFRMLQNNLDPEVAENPAELVVYGGIGRAARNWESFDAILRALRELRDDETLLIQSGKPVGVFPTHVDAPRVLLANSNLVPAWANWEHFNELDKKGLMMYGQMTAGSWIYIGSQGIVQGTYETFVEMGRQHYGGSLKGKWILTAGLGGMGGAQPLAATLAGACSLNIECQQKSIDFRLKTRYVDEQANDLDDALARIAKYTAAGEAKSIALLGNAADVLPELVRRGVRPDAVTDQTSAHDPVNGYLPSDWTVEQWFERRKSDPAGTAKAAKQSMRKHVEAMLAFHEQGIPTFDYGNNIRQMAKDEGLSNAFAFPGFVPAFVRPLFCRGVGPFRWVALSGDPEDIYKTDQKVKELIPDDPHLHRWLDMAKERISFQGLPARICWVGLGLRHKLGLAFNEMVRNGELKAPVVIGRDHLDSGSVASPNRETEAMRDGSDAVSDWPLLNAMLNVAGGATWVSLHHGGGVGMGYSQHSGVVIVCDGSEAADKRIARVLWNDPGTGVMRHADAGYEIAIECAKEQGLKLPML; the protein is encoded by the coding sequence ATGAACGCTCCCACCCGCATCGACACCACCCGTACCGTGCGTGCACCGCGCGGCACCGAGCTGAGCTGCAAGAGCTGGCTCACCGAGGCACCGTTCCGCATGTTGCAGAACAATCTCGATCCCGAAGTAGCAGAAAATCCGGCGGAACTCGTCGTCTACGGCGGCATTGGCCGCGCCGCGCGCAATTGGGAAAGTTTCGACGCGATTTTGCGTGCACTGCGTGAATTACGCGATGACGAAACGCTGTTGATCCAGTCCGGCAAGCCGGTCGGCGTGTTTCCGACGCATGTCGATGCGCCGCGCGTCTTGCTTGCGAATTCCAACCTTGTTCCGGCCTGGGCGAACTGGGAGCATTTCAACGAGCTCGATAAAAAGGGCTTGATGATGTACGGCCAGATGACGGCCGGCTCGTGGATCTATATCGGTTCGCAGGGCATCGTGCAGGGCACGTACGAGACGTTCGTCGAGATGGGGCGCCAGCATTACGGTGGCAGCCTCAAGGGCAAATGGATTCTTACCGCCGGTCTAGGTGGCATGGGCGGCGCGCAGCCGCTTGCCGCGACGCTGGCTGGCGCGTGCTCGCTGAACATCGAATGCCAGCAGAAGAGCATCGATTTCCGCCTGAAGACCCGTTATGTCGACGAGCAGGCGAACGATCTGGATGACGCGCTCGCACGCATCGCGAAATACACCGCTGCCGGCGAAGCGAAGTCGATTGCGTTGCTCGGCAATGCGGCGGATGTATTGCCCGAACTCGTGCGCCGTGGCGTTCGCCCGGATGCCGTGACCGATCAGACCAGCGCGCACGATCCGGTGAATGGCTATTTGCCGAGCGATTGGACCGTGGAGCAGTGGTTCGAGCGCCGCAAGAGCGATCCGGCCGGCACCGCCAAGGCGGCCAAGCAGTCCATGCGCAAGCATGTGGAAGCCATGCTCGCGTTCCACGAGCAAGGCATTCCGACGTTCGATTACGGCAACAACATCCGACAGATGGCAAAGGACGAGGGGCTCAGCAACGCGTTTGCGTTCCCGGGCTTTGTTCCCGCCTTCGTGCGTCCGCTGTTCTGTCGCGGTGTGGGCCCGTTCCGCTGGGTGGCGCTGTCGGGCGATCCGGAAGACATCTACAAGACCGACCAGAAGGTCAAGGAGCTGATCCCCGACGATCCGCACCTGCATCGCTGGCTGGACATGGCGAAGGAGCGCATCAGCTTTCAGGGCCTGCCGGCGCGTATCTGCTGGGTGGGCCTGGGCCTGCGCCACAAGCTTGGCCTCGCGTTCAACGAGATGGTGCGCAACGGTGAGTTGAAGGCGCCAGTGGTGATTGGCCGTGACCATCTCGATTCCGGTTCCGTCGCCAGCCCGAATCGCGAAACTGAAGCGATGCGTGATGGCTCCGACGCGGTCAGCGACTGGCCGTTGCTCAACGCCATGCTCAACGTGGCGGGTGGCGCCACGTGGGTGTCGCTGCATCACGGCGGTGGTGTTGGCATGGGTTACTCCCAACATTCCGGCGTCGTGATCGTGTGCGACGGTAGCGAGGCTGCCGACAAGCGCATCGCCCGCGTGCTGTGGAACGATCCGGGCACCGGCGTCATGCGTCATGCCGATGCCGGGTACGAGATCGCGATCGAGTGTGCGAAGGAACAGGGCTTGAAGCTGCCCATGCTCTGA
- a CDS encoding putative bifunctional diguanylate cyclase/phosphodiesterase, whose protein sequence is MIGLILLLTWGALQVQVTLAGFLNGESVWSKAEKQTVIDLLSFAETGDAARLASFKDNYELLISDGRARDAIASGVFDHADVHKAFARGKILPAAEPGMIFMLRYYTGARHMREAVEAWRAADRPIAQLGRIAEELQRAYAQGRPDDELIAQQRARINALNDELEPLTKRFSLEVAQGAIWLGRVLFVGVFFAACLASLLWLRMAQRALSRIRGTEERYSLLFDSAADAIVMVDEASGRVLGANRTAREWTGLNTDALIGAELSSLFVPLLHRADGAVTGELHGPDGRTRPVEMRSSVAKWGEQSVRQSILRDITERVNLEQQRRIASEALAGIAEGVIIADAARRVTRVNAAHIRMTGFTAQALQGVRFDDLRSLPDGSPLPDSVWKAIDIDSNWVGEVRSRRLDGSAYPELLSISAIRDPDGAVQHYVAVINNVSAAKANEKRLQYMAAHDPLTGLVNRAEFERRCVQAIAQAERDRGMIAVLFIDLDAFKAVNDSYTHAIGDHLLVKVAERIAYELGERGLAGRIGGDEFTVLLGDLYSREQASALAGRLLTTLAAPVVVGEYEVALSASIGIACYPLDGMDVPTLVTNADAAMYAAKTEERNAFRFYSPRMHADVLRRIALASELRKALAEKEFRLVYQPTVDMRSGRIVAVEALLRWHHPERGAISPGEFIPMAEKLGLIRRIDQWVLQAACTQMYLWDLAGVPPLRMAINVSAHWFGQANFVDDIRSLLESRRLAPERLMLEITEGAILRLGEEMERTLHSLHALGVGVAIDDFGTGYSSMRYLKLRAIAYLKIDQSFVFGLPDDSSDAAIVEAMLTLCRNLGISPIAEGIETEEQHRFLLRAGCVEGQGFLYSKPVEPDEIVQLLSPGLRQGGPHLRLVPPESI, encoded by the coding sequence GTGATTGGTCTGATTCTCCTGTTGACCTGGGGCGCGCTCCAGGTCCAGGTCACTCTCGCCGGTTTTCTCAACGGCGAGAGTGTTTGGAGCAAGGCCGAGAAGCAGACGGTCATCGATCTGCTGAGCTTCGCCGAGACCGGCGATGCGGCTCGGCTGGCCAGCTTCAAGGACAACTATGAGCTGCTGATCTCCGATGGCCGGGCGCGCGACGCGATTGCGTCTGGCGTGTTCGATCACGCGGACGTGCATAAGGCGTTTGCCCGCGGCAAGATCCTGCCCGCGGCCGAGCCCGGGATGATCTTCATGCTCCGGTATTACACCGGGGCACGACACATGCGCGAGGCGGTCGAAGCCTGGCGCGCCGCCGACCGCCCCATCGCGCAACTCGGAAGGATTGCCGAGGAATTGCAGCGTGCCTACGCGCAGGGGCGGCCCGACGACGAACTGATTGCCCAACAGCGGGCGCGAATCAATGCACTCAACGACGAGTTGGAGCCGCTGACCAAGCGGTTCTCGCTGGAGGTTGCGCAAGGTGCGATCTGGCTCGGGCGCGTGTTGTTCGTGGGTGTGTTCTTCGCCGCCTGCCTGGCTTCCTTGCTATGGCTGCGCATGGCACAACGGGCACTGTCGCGCATTCGCGGGACGGAAGAGCGCTACAGCCTGCTGTTCGATAGCGCAGCAGACGCCATCGTCATGGTGGACGAGGCGAGTGGCCGCGTGCTTGGCGCGAATCGCACGGCGCGCGAGTGGACCGGACTCAATACCGATGCGCTGATCGGCGCCGAGCTCTCCAGCTTGTTCGTGCCCTTGCTGCACCGTGCCGACGGCGCCGTCACCGGCGAACTGCACGGACCCGACGGGCGCACGCGCCCGGTGGAAATGCGCAGCAGCGTGGCCAAATGGGGCGAGCAGAGCGTACGTCAGTCGATCTTGCGCGACATCACCGAGCGCGTGAACCTGGAGCAGCAGCGCCGTATCGCGTCCGAGGCGCTGGCGGGCATTGCCGAGGGGGTGATCATTGCGGATGCTGCGCGTCGGGTGACGCGGGTGAACGCGGCGCACATTCGCATGACCGGTTTCACGGCGCAGGCGCTGCAAGGCGTGCGTTTCGACGACTTGCGCAGCCTGCCCGATGGATCCCCGCTACCCGATTCGGTATGGAAGGCCATCGACATCGACAGCAACTGGGTGGGCGAGGTGCGCAGCCGGCGCCTCGACGGCTCGGCGTATCCCGAACTGCTGAGCATCAGTGCGATCCGTGATCCGGACGGGGCCGTGCAGCACTACGTGGCGGTCATCAACAACGTCAGCGCCGCGAAGGCGAACGAGAAGCGCCTCCAATACATGGCGGCACATGATCCGCTGACCGGCTTGGTCAATCGCGCCGAGTTCGAGCGGCGTTGCGTGCAGGCGATTGCCCAGGCGGAGCGCGACCGGGGCATGATTGCGGTGCTGTTCATCGACCTGGATGCGTTCAAGGCGGTCAATGACAGCTATACCCATGCCATTGGCGATCACCTGCTGGTGAAGGTAGCCGAACGCATCGCGTATGAACTGGGCGAGCGCGGCCTGGCTGGACGCATCGGCGGCGACGAGTTCACTGTCTTGCTCGGCGACCTGTATTCGCGCGAGCAGGCCAGCGCCTTGGCGGGGCGCCTGCTCACCACGCTGGCCGCGCCGGTGGTGGTGGGCGAATACGAGGTCGCGCTGAGCGCCAGCATCGGCATTGCCTGCTATCCGCTGGATGGCATGGATGTGCCGACGCTCGTCACCAATGCCGACGCCGCCATGTATGCGGCGAAAACCGAGGAGCGCAACGCGTTTCGCTTCTATTCGCCACGCATGCACGCCGATGTGCTCCGACGGATCGCACTGGCTTCGGAGTTGCGCAAGGCGCTTGCGGAGAAGGAGTTCCGCCTTGTCTATCAGCCCACGGTGGATATGCGCAGCGGCCGCATCGTGGCGGTGGAGGCGCTGTTGCGCTGGCATCATCCCGAGCGCGGCGCGATTTCGCCGGGCGAATTCATCCCCATGGCGGAGAAGCTGGGTCTGATCCGCCGGATCGACCAGTGGGTGCTGCAGGCGGCCTGCACGCAAATGTACCTATGGGACCTGGCTGGCGTGCCGCCGTTGCGCATGGCGATCAATGTCTCTGCGCACTGGTTCGGCCAGGCCAATTTCGTTGATGACATCCGTTCCCTGCTCGAATCGCGCCGGCTGGCACCGGAGCGCCTGATGCTGGAAATCACCGAGGGCGCGATCCTGCGCCTGGGTGAAGAGATGGAGCGAACCCTGCATTCCTTGCACGCGCTCGGCGTGGGCGTCGCCATCGACGACTTTGGCACCGGCTACTCGTCGATGCGCTATCTGAAGCTGCGCGCCATCGCTTATCTGAAGATCGACCAGAGCTTCGTCTTTGGCTTGCCGGACGACAGCAGTGACGCGGCCATCGTCGAAGCCATGCTCACGCTATGCCGCAACCTTGGCATCAGCCCGATCGCGGAAGGCATCGAGACGGAGGAGCAACACCGCTTCCTGCTCCGCGCCGGGTGTGTGGAAGGGCAGGGCTTCCTCTATTCCAAGCCGGTCGAGCCGGACGAAATCGTGCAATTGTTGAGCCCTGGCCTACGCCAGGGTGGTCCGCATCTCCGGCTGGTGCCGCCAGAATCGATCTGA